In Hippoglossus hippoglossus isolate fHipHip1 chromosome 19, fHipHip1.pri, whole genome shotgun sequence, the DNA window GAAAATCAGACTGACAGGATCGCACGGCGGAGAGAAGAGGACTCAAGTCTCCCAGCACCTTATTCTTCAGCTATATTGTTCTTCATCGGCGTCAGCCCAAGATGAGGAAGACCTTTTTAACGCTAAAGATGATGGTGGCAGACGGCAGCAGCGGCGTCAGGACCCCCACCCACCCCGCTGCCATCCTGCTCTTCTTTCCAacttcttccctttttttagACACGGGGCACCTTGCTTGGCGAACCAGTCGGAGAGGAACAACCAACAGCAGACACTTCTAGCAATGTGTTTTTAGCCTTGTGGGGTTTTGTAAGTACcataacacaaaacacagactgtCGCAGGATCTCATGAATACACCATGAAAGGAGGGATTTGAAGACGAGAGGGGATTTTTAGCaaataacttttcttttttttaaacttgatcCAGTAGTTAAACCCACCCCCTTTAcccttcttctctcctgtagaaaaatataattaatagaAAAATGGACAAGTTggacaaaaaaatattaaaacatcaatgaccaaaaaataaagttttcaacTCAACTACAAAGCcttgtttaatttattgtatCAACAATTGTGCATGAAACCGCGGTTACAGTTGAACGAGGGCCCCAGTTAACAACTTTAATGAGAcgcagaaatgtatttttcattagaCGATAACAAAAGCACATTTAATTTGAAGCTTACCGAGCGTTTACTATTATGTCAAGATGACAAAACAAGGTAATTACCTCCTGGGGGACTTTTTGTATTCTCTTCACATTCTCATTAGCTCGGATTCGTTTCGCTTAGTGGTACAACTCTGCATGTTCGTATCAAACGGTCACTAGGGGGAGCCCTCTTTATACGCCAACCTCCGCACCAGCACAACAAAGACCTTGTTGTGGCAGAAATGATTTGACTTTAGGTCAGTGGGACTTTGCTCCCCGTCAGGCAAAGTATGACACCACACTTTGTGGCTGAGTGACAACACTGGATCGATGCATTGCAGAGAAACGGTTTCTCTACGTCAGCGTGTCAAAGTTTGGCCCAGTTTCCTCTGAGTGCAACAAGACACGCACGGCATGTTGTGGTGACCTCAGTGTGACAGCGCGTAGAGCTGCTCGGCGCTGTGCTCCAGCCGGTCCCTGTACTCCAGTTTGGAGTAGTTCCCCTCAGGGACCCCCTGTGTGCCGTAGAGAAgtccccagcagcagcaggcgatCACCGCGGTGCTGTCACTGTCGCCTGGacgggaagaggaggaagtggacagaGAGAACAGCATGAGAAGATAAATgaatgtttccatttttttagTAGGAATTGACTTTTTAGATTCACTTAAAAGCGgctaatcaatgtttttatattaatggATTTTATGACTGTGGTACAAGTGTGAATGCACTCAGACCGGATCTGATGACGccagaccacattcggaggtggtccAGGCCTCGTGTCCACATCCTTTTAGCAGAATGAACACAAAtctgtcctgggccacatttgAATGACCTCCTCAGCTAACTTCCTCTGACTCGCCGCAGTTTCACTATGAATCGAAcaaatattttctcttctcgttgatttgtttgtaaccaccgccacaatatcaacactacTGATAATCGTTACTCTGCACTCCTCCTGATTCATGGAGCGTTTCAGTGTCGTTCAGTGCAACACATCAGTTATTTCATTATTGTCACATGTGCCTGGAGCTTAGGTCCATTTTGTGCTCTCTGATTTATTCTCCAGCCCCAGAGCGACAGAAACATCAGTTAATACAACCACTAAACCAcattgggatattttggcttcatttctagacattgggaggaagtggagacgcgtcatccatcCTAATTTACAATCTATGACTTCTAAGATATACTTCCCAGACATCCCATAATAGTAGACCAAAGAGACATTTTCTAGATTGAATCCCTGACCTCCATGGAAACCCGCTCTGCTCATCAGCTCCTCCCAGTCCGAGCCCGCGCCCAGCAGGGCATCGAGGGCGATCATCGGGGCGTCGTGGCCGCTGCGTCCCGCCCAGCCCGACAGGCTGAAGCTCTTGTAGGCCTCGTCCCTCTCAGCCGGGCCGTAGGACGAGGGCCAGATCACAGGGCCCACGCCGGTGGAGATGCCCCTAAAATCCAGGTACCTGTGGAACAGAGGGGAGAGGTTTTCCTCACATGCACACTTTGCTCCAGAAGAGAAGGAAGCAATGAGTCTTTGCCCAGTGCAACAGCATGACGGACGGTTGACCCAAAAACACACTGCCTACAGCGACCCGGCTGTCGTCTGCgtcaaagcagaaaaacaaggtCACGCTGCTGCACTCGAAACTGACCAGTGACATTTCAGCGTGAACTTCATGCCGTCACGTATTAACCTTGAGAATGAGAGAGGCTAATGGAAGCTGCTGACGCTGGAAACCCGGAGATGAATACAACATGACAACCTCATACCACTGCCACTTGTCACAGAAGTAGCTCcagtctctctccgtctcctccacgGCGAAGCCTCGACCCCGAACAAAGGTCAAGGCTATCGGACAGGCCTCGTTGAGCAGGCCCAGGCCCCACGTCGTGATTGGCCTGCGCTGGACGGCGTACGCGGTGAAAAGGGCCGACGCCACAGCTCCGAGGAATCCGGTGGGGTGAGGGTGGGTCATTCTCcctgtctccatggcaaccgcCACCAGCGACAACAGCTGGTCAGGCTTTGGATACCTGGCGAGGACAAAATactaatattttatatatatttagctGAAGTTCTTCTCTATAAACCTGATGAAGTCATCACTCAGCTGAGGAATGATGTGTCACTTACTTCATTTCATGCTTTAATTGACTTCACATTGTGCTTTGGCTGCTTCTAGTTcttgttatatatttaatttctgcttaGTAAGCAAAGAACGTACACTTACCccactgttgtgtttattattaagtGCTTTGGATAAGAGCGGCTCAAATCACAGCTGTGATTCACACGTTTCACACGTCAGTGGAGCTGCTCTATCGTTTTActattttattagttttattagtAATTTGTCAGATGCATGACTTTTGAAAAGGTCACCCTGGGAAAATGTGATAAACACTTTCCCCCCTCTTACATTTTACTGACtataaaactgagaaaataatcaataatggaaataatcatttgtttttttctgagatAACACAGGGATACTTCTCGTTGGTTCCTCTGACCAGAGTGAGGAGGACATGTATTCACTCGTGTCTCTGAaatgtggtgggggggtgggtggggtcGGGAGTTATTTTGGACTCTGACCTTAACTTTGAAGGTCGTGTCAGTAACATGGGAAGAGCAAAGGAATTCCAAGTGTAAAGAGAAATTGTATATCGAGCttcatattttagatttttgataCCGCGGCTACATCCCCCGATCGCTAACTGCTCAAGATGGTGGCGTTTGTATCTGAGAtgttctggcttcatttctgaatagcaggaggaagtggagacgtgtcgttaatctctatttacagtctatggtctcagGGTTAGTCTATCtttgggtgggtggggggggggtgtgtagACATTGATTCTAATGTAAATCACAGTGTAGAGTGTAGGCTATTTGTATGGAAAAAGTCAAATTCGGTATgtgacaaacaaaaccaaattaTCAATTGATAATGTTCAAAATCACTATTTTCggatttaattttctttattggTCCCACATCTTTAGTTATTGGCCAAAAAGCGGTTTCAGTACGACTCGGTGAATCAGTGCGATGCTCTTTACCTGCTCAGTGCTGTGAGGTCACTGACTCTTAATAATAACCAAACCCATGGAGGGCTCAGGCTAAAGACTGAACATTAAAACTGGAATGCATAAGGTCAAGACTAATATCAATAAGCAGAGTTATTATGTTTCTATCTCAGGAAAGGGGGGGTGGTACCTCAGGCCAATGCACATGGACCTCATGGCTGCTCCACACCCCGTCCCCTCGGGGTTATAGGGAACTCTGaagccctcctcctccccaggtTTCAACAGCGACACTCCTTCGAAGAGAAAGTAAGTCAGCTCTCGCACCATCAAGAGCATCATGAGAGTAACGATGGAGAAATGAAGAGCGTCCCTCACCCAGGATGCTGGAAGGCCCCGGTTTCCTCCCGTCCATGTCTTTCATCCCCTCCACGTATCGGGCAGCCACCTCGTGCAGGAGCGTCTCCCCCGTCTTTCctgcgaggggggggggacatcgCAGAGTCAACGTGTCTGTGTTAACATTTTTCAAAGCGTGCAACATCTGTTATCAGGGCTGGTTGTTTGCCTTATCACAGTGAAGGTCAAATTTAattcctgcctccctctcccaCCACTTGAGCCATAATGGAGCAGCAAATCAAGCAAAGGCTGCGAATTAACCTT includes these proteins:
- the adprh gene encoding ADP-ribosylarginine hydrolase; the encoded protein is MDRCATVEHYKAAMLLSGVGDALGYRNQLWEYNESGPAIHQELKELGGLRNIKAELPDWPVSDDTVLHLATAEGLATGKTGETLLHEVAARYVEGMKDMDGRKPGPSSILGVSLLKPGEEEGFRVPYNPEGTGCGAAMRSMCIGLRYPKPDQLLSLVAVAMETGRMTHPHPTGFLGAVASALFTAYAVQRRPITTWGLGLLNEACPIALTFVRGRGFAVEETERDWSYFCDKWQWYLDFRGISTGVGPVIWPSSYGPAERDEAYKSFSLSGWAGRSGHDAPMIALDALLGAGSDWEELMSRAGFHGGDSDSTAVIACCCWGLLYGTQGVPEGNYSKLEYRDRLEHSAEQLYALSH